Part of the Spinacia oleracea cultivar Varoflay chromosome 5, BTI_SOV_V1, whole genome shotgun sequence genome, ATTTCAGACGTTTTAAATTTATAGTCCTATTTTCTTATTTGGATATTATTTTTCCTATTTTCCAATACTTTCACTTTCCATTACACTTTCTTATTCACTACTCCGTATATTCCACTTTTTACATTTTTTCCtacactatattccactttcttGTACATTATAtttcacttttcttaaaatccgtattttagtaaaaaagaacaataattttgggacggagggagtaaaatatACTTCAAAGCGTCTTCAACAATAATCTAATTTCTAAATTAACTTGTCATGCCACATAATATTTCAAGCTACTTCCCTTTCTAACTAGTTGGTACCCTACTGGTTAGCAGTGTTAGTTACTAGCTTGATATTTAATGTAGTCCTGTTGATCAATCAATATTTTaaatgtaatttaatttaacattaTTTTATTGGCTACGTTTTTTTTCAACCAAATTAGCTCATCTAAGCTAATTTATTTGGCCAAACTAATTTATCATTTCAACCCCAATGGTGAAACTAGTAGTTTGGAATTTCTAAAAATTGCAAGcaagtccctagctacaactaTCGGAaattacttcctccattccaCAAAAGTTATTTCCTCCGTTCCACAAAACGTTACATGTTTTCCTTTTCAAGCGTTCCTAAAAACGTTATCTGTTTCTATTTTTAGCCATACGTTTTTCCACTTCTCCAGGACTTTGTGTCAAAAGAACAATATAATAAAACatggtatttttttttccttattacacaagtactccctccgtacttTAATGAGTCTCGTATTTAAATGATTTGTGcactttctatttttggaaaaaaatttcCTTATTTTTGTTATATCTTTCTTACACCAAACACTATACCCCACTACTAATATCTAATCGTTTAATCCACACTTACCCACCCCCATTATCTTTTATTTCAATTGTTTAATCCACACTTTTTTTTGGCAAGAGGATAACAAATACAACCAAATAATCCCCTCTTCTAGCTTTTTGGGCTAGATTATGGGCTTTAAAAATAACAACTCTAGGTACTTTAGAAATACAAAAATAGTCTAATTGATCCGTGATAACAAGGTTATTCTTCAGCGTGTTGCGGGCTTCTAAACTTACTGATCCATTATTCAAGAAGGCGTTGACTACTTCTTGCGCATCTGTTTGGACTTCGACCCTGGTATGATGGCCTTTGATAGCTTTCAAACCCCACCATATTGCTGACTTTATGACTTCATGTTCATAAGTTAGAACTTTAACCACTAATTTAATAATATAACTTATGATATTTAAGCAATCGAAAACATATAAGTTATGTTTATTAATACCttgtaataaaaattaaatgccTACCATAATTATACATTTTAATAATTTTCTTATGAAACTAAACTATacctaattttttttcatttacatTTTCATTTAGGTTCATTTAAAATTACGTTTTTTAGCAGGTCAGTTCATGTAAGTTTACTTAGAGCAATAAAAAAAGAGTATTACACATAACAAAAGACTACTCCATTTAAAATttaaactagtttttgggcccgggcgAAGCCCCGTGTTACTACATTAACAACATTCACATTTCacatttaattatatatattttttttgcaatgataatatgaaacatgtaatagcttagtggtaaaaCCTATATTGTTTAAATTCAAGGTCAGGGGTTCAAACTTTACGCTAACCATGttggatattttttttaatgtatatgAAGATTACATGGAGCGAACGACCTATAGGCAGAGCGCCACGTGTCACGTATGCTTTCTTAtagacgccttttaatatatagtatagatttaGTTTACTAAGATGTTTAACCAAATTTTATATTGAATCACccttacataaataaaatataaaaataaattatgcacACATTTTTGTCTCATGTTATATGTAagtaaatacttcctccgtatttatttaagagatacacttggccgggcacgggtattaagaaaaagaattgaatgaaataaagtaataaaacaagtggagttgagtagatattttaataagaaaaacaagtggggaccatgtcattttagggagtggggggTGGAGGTgtggtgtagatatattatttaattagatggtagggttgataagttactcaaaatggcaagtgtatctcttaaataaatacggcctgAAAAggtaagtgtatcccttaaataaatacagagggagtatcaaactattgtaattatttttatttaactcaAGTTTTATCAAGATTAGTTCTCAAATTACATATAGtcaccggggcatcgcccgggaaAATAACTAGTTGATTTTCTATATCTCTACTCAAAGAAGTGAGAGAATATATATAGAGCTAGAATGAGTGgaaaaatcaaacactcaaaTAACTCAAAAAATCAAGAATAATAACTCATAATAATGAGAGATTAATTATCTCCATAAACATGGAGAATAACCACCTAACCCATGCACTCACCCAAATCAGAAAGGATAAGCATCAATGTGTAACaacaaaagatgaccaaaggCCATAAGATGCCAATGCCATTAAGAGGGTGTAATGAGTTCTTTAACTCAAGAACATGAAAGACATGTAACCCCAAATCATAAAAGGGAATCACTTATGATTACAATCATCAAATGTTTAATGACAATTAAGATCACTAAATAAGTTGTTACACAAGAATCTAAAGGGAACAAACAATCACAAGGAAACCCAACCGTTGGCCTCCGCCCAGTCGGACGCGCGTGCAACAACAAAACAACAGGTATATTCGCCGGGTAGAGCGAactctgcccgatcgggcgacttAACCTTTCCAAGTTTTTCCTTAGCACTGGCGCCCGACAGTACCGACCAAGCACTTTTCCAAGCTTTACTCCCAACATTaattatgtaaaaaaaaaatcatatgtaATGGAATATATTAATGGTCAAACATAGACACTGGAAACCGTGAAAAACAAAGtgtaacttaaaaaaaaaaaccaaaaacaaaaaacaaaaaaggaagGAGTATGAATGTATCATAACTTATTTTAAGTATAAACTAGTTTTTAGGCCCGGGCGATGTCCCGGGTTACCACATTAGTAACatttatattattgttatttgaaaatgttattataaattccatttttattatatttattagtatttttttttacaatgatAGCATGTAACGTGTTGTAGCTCAATGGTAAACACTTTATTGTTTATACATGAGGTCGCGTGTTCAAGTCTTGTACATGCTCCATTTCTAATTTTTAAGTATATGATATTTACATGAAGTGAAATACTCATAAACAGAGCGCCACGTGGCACATAAATTTGATTAGAaccgccttttaatatatagtataaactagcttttaaGCGGTGGTTGTTCGtatgtcttttgaagttttaattagtgagtacttctgatttttggtaatatatgaattaaatagaggcgtaatttgaaggttggaaaaatataacaattatatgttgaataaatattggatgttaaaggggtggagtggaagaaactaatgagtatattagactactaataacttgatgttgaataaggaaaatggagtggaagaggcattagaagttgtaaatcatagaaacaataaagataaattgaaaaaaaacaaaaacaaaatgatggatgagatgccacatggcttctaataatgAGATGACACATATCTTCTAATAATGTATGatgttcctttttaaatactaggtatagattataAATGATGCACTGCCATTTTACCTTTACATATAAAAGGAGTGTGATTGATTTAACCTAAAAATTTAAATGTTACAATAATTTTgaccaacaaaagaaagtatTAAAATTACAATTGGTAACATATATCACAATCTAATGCTTACAAGGAGGCAGCGGAACATCACAAAGGCCTTGATTTCCCGAAAATGCAGAAGCAGGAATAGCTGAACTGTGAGGAGGAATTCTTCCACTAAGTTGATTATTAGACACATAAAAAACAACCAACTTGTTCAGATTCAACACCTTAATCGGAATACTTCCAGTGAGTTTATTGTGATCAAGATTTAAAGCCTCTAATTGGGAAAGTTCACTGATTGAATCGGGTATCCTACCAATAAACTTGTTATGTGACAAGTTTATTGATTTGATGGTCTTTAGTTTGCCAAGACTAGTTGGTATCTCACCGGAGAATGAATTATTGTTCAAGCCGAGTCGCTCAAGTGAGATCAAATTTACGATGGAAGACGGTATCGAACCCGTAAAATGATTCTGATATAAATATAATTGCGATAGTGACTCCATTGATTGAAAAAGATTGGAGGGTATACTGCCTGAGAGACTATTATAGCCAAGGTTGAGAGTTTTTAGACGACGGAGGTTAGCAAATGATGCAGGTATTGAACCACTAACAACATTGTGAGCTAAAGAAAGGTAAGTTAATTGTGATAATTTGCCTATTTGGGGTGGTATTGGACCTCTTAACCCAGCTGGGTCGTCAAGGTAAAATTGTTGAAAATGACCAAGGTCAAGTTCTGTTAGAGAAGTAAGATTACCTAGGAAAGGGGATATTGTACCGTTTACAAAGATAGATATATCGACATCCATAGGGTTCCAAGGGCGGAACGGGGTTATTTTAACCACCCTTCCGGTAGTAGCATCGCAATTGACATTATTCCAGGTTGTGCAACAGTCGGTATTTGGGTTCCATGTGCGTAATTGGCCGCTGCTATCGTACTCGATCCCGCGCTTGAATTCGAGCAGCCCTACTTTATCGATGGCGTTGCATGATTCGACCAAACTAGGACTGAATATGATAGTATCAGCTAATATTATGAGCGAAATCAGGGTCAGACGATGTGTTTTCAAGGTTTCCATGATTGATAATATATATGTGACCATAAGAAGAGTAATCGTGCACGTTTATATAGAGCGGAGTTCAATTTGTTGATCGAAACTTCAATTATGTATCTATATTCTAATCAAATCGATATGATAGAGTTGGTGAGTTAGTAAATTCTTTTTAAAATTAGTTAGGTGTTAGACGAGATACTTGACCAGATGACCCATGCTATATACACTGATAATTTATTTTGAGTGGTTGCAAAATAAATAGGGAACATATTTTAGAACATCAACTAGTTTTTGGACCCGGCGATGCCTCGGGTTTAGGGGTGAGCAAAAAATCAGTTTCCCAATGTTGTCATTTTCTTTATACAAATCGAGTTTCTAGTTTTCTTCTTAGACTATCAAACTGTTTTTGTCTACCTTCAATATTTTCCCTTTATTGTTTTTAGTTGACCTTCACACCAGACTAATAGGACTTGATGATGGATAGGGTATCT contains:
- the LOC110806103 gene encoding MDIS1-interacting receptor like kinase 2; the encoded protein is METLKTHRLTLISLIILADTIIFSPSLVESCNAIDKVGLLEFKRGIEYDSSGQLRTWNPNTDCCTTWNNVNCDATTGRVVKITPFRPWNPMDVDISIFVNGTISPFLGNLTSLTELDLGHFQQFYLDDPAGLRGPIPPQIGKLSQLTYLSLAHNVVSGSIPASFANLRRLKTLNLGYNSLSGSIPSNLFQSMESLSQLYLYQNHFTGSIPSSIVNLISLERLGLNNNSFSGEIPTSLGKLKTIKSINLSHNKFIGRIPDSISELSQLEALNLDHNKLTGSIPIKVLNLNKLVVFYVSNNQLSGRIPPHSSAIPASAFSGNQGLCDVPLPPCKH